In Chryseobacterium camelliae, one DNA window encodes the following:
- the leuC gene encoding 3-isopropylmalate dehydratase large subunit has protein sequence MNNNKKTLFDKVWDAHVVETVPDGPQIIYIDKHLIHEVTSPQAFAELEARDLKVFRPAQIVATADHNVPTQHQELPIRDELSRNQVEQLTENCTKNGIELFGLGHPYQGIVHIIAPELGITQPGMSIVCGDSHTSTHGAFGAIAFGIGTSQVAQVFASQCLLLNKPKSMRITVKGTLNQDVQPKDVILYIISKIGTDGGTGYFCEYAGDVFENMSMEGRMTVCNMSIEMGARGGMIAPDDITFDYVKGRTFAPKGEEWEEKVAYWRTLKTDEGAVFDCEFTFDASEIQPMVTYGTNPGMGISVHENIPAPRNESEAKALQYMGLHAGQSLSDIQVNYVFIGSCTNARIEDFRSVAEYIKGKSRSGHVHALIVPGSQQVVKQIYEEGLDAVFREAGFEIRQPGCSACLAMNDDKIPDGQYCVSTSNRNFEGRQGQGARTILASPLTAAKVAVEGKISIIQHLN, from the coding sequence ATGAATAACAATAAGAAAACACTTTTTGATAAAGTCTGGGATGCCCACGTTGTTGAAACGGTACCGGACGGACCCCAGATCATTTATATCGATAAACACCTCATTCATGAAGTGACCAGCCCTCAGGCGTTTGCCGAGCTGGAGGCCAGGGACCTGAAAGTATTCAGGCCTGCACAGATTGTGGCCACTGCCGACCACAATGTTCCTACACAGCATCAGGAATTACCAATCCGGGATGAACTGTCCAGAAACCAGGTAGAGCAGCTTACAGAAAACTGTACAAAGAACGGTATTGAGCTATTCGGACTAGGACACCCGTACCAGGGAATTGTTCACATCATTGCACCGGAATTAGGCATTACACAGCCGGGCATGAGCATCGTATGCGGAGACAGCCATACATCTACGCATGGTGCATTTGGTGCCATTGCTTTCGGAATTGGAACCAGTCAGGTAGCTCAGGTATTTGCCAGCCAATGCCTCTTACTGAATAAGCCAAAATCCATGAGGATTACCGTAAAAGGAACCCTCAATCAGGATGTTCAGCCAAAGGATGTGATTTTATACATCATTTCCAAAATAGGGACAGACGGGGGAACCGGGTATTTCTGCGAATATGCAGGAGACGTATTTGAAAACATGTCGATGGAAGGACGGATGACGGTGTGTAATATGAGCATCGAAATGGGTGCCCGGGGAGGAATGATTGCTCCTGACGATATTACTTTTGATTATGTGAAAGGCCGGACTTTTGCCCCTAAAGGAGAGGAATGGGAAGAGAAAGTAGCGTACTGGAGAACCCTGAAAACAGATGAAGGAGCAGTCTTTGACTGTGAATTTACCTTCGATGCTTCTGAAATCCAGCCTATGGTTACCTATGGCACCAATCCGGGAATGGGTATTTCCGTTCATGAAAATATTCCGGCACCACGAAATGAATCTGAAGCCAAGGCGCTCCAGTATATGGGATTACATGCAGGACAGTCTCTGTCTGATATCCAGGTCAATTATGTATTCATCGGCAGCTGCACCAATGCGAGGATCGAAGATTTTCGTTCTGTAGCGGAATATATCAAAGGAAAAAGCAGGTCCGGACATGTTCATGCCCTGATCGTTCCCGGTTCACAGCAAGTAGTGAAGCAGATTTATGAGGAGGGTTTGGATGCAGTATTCAGGGAAGCCGGTTTTGAGATCAGGCAGCCCGGATGTTCCGCATGCCTTGCCATGAATGATGACAAAATTCCGGATGGACAATATTGTGTTTCCACTTCCAACAGGAATTTTGAAGGCCGGCAGGGGCAGGGAGCGAGAACCATACTTGCCAGTCCTTTAACTGCTGCAAAAGTAGCCGTAGAAGGCAAAATTTCAATCATTCAACATTTAAATTAA
- a CDS encoding DUF4230 domain-containing protein: MKKYRLPLAFVAGALVMLMLFFGIRSCLNLSPVEKKEQSDYYILTNQISKMNKMVVMEQDVSSMQKTKMSYELFGKELSANNIITYTKTNAQVSYDLNKMKMVVDSVNKKLIITELPDADIRITPSVEIQSLDDSFFNRISEKDIKNVTQKAKATAIQSIDQNRLRKEGHQQLMDNLNQIFVLAKALNYTIEDQTGKIGVLPL; encoded by the coding sequence TTGAAAAAATATAGATTACCTCTTGCGTTTGTGGCAGGAGCATTGGTGATGCTGATGCTATTTTTTGGCATCCGTTCCTGCCTGAATTTAAGTCCTGTGGAGAAAAAGGAACAGTCGGATTATTATATCCTGACCAACCAGATTTCCAAGATGAATAAAATGGTGGTGATGGAGCAGGATGTTTCCAGCATGCAGAAAACCAAGATGAGCTATGAGCTTTTCGGCAAGGAGCTTTCTGCAAACAACATCATTACCTACACGAAAACCAATGCACAGGTATCTTATGATCTCAATAAGATGAAGATGGTGGTGGATTCAGTCAATAAAAAGCTGATCATTACCGAACTTCCGGATGCCGATATCAGGATCACGCCAAGTGTGGAAATCCAGTCGCTTGATGATTCCTTTTTTAACAGGATTTCTGAAAAAGACATCAAAAATGTAACGCAGAAAGCCAAAGCAACTGCGATACAGTCCATAGACCAGAACCGGCTGAGAAAAGAAGGGCATCAACAGCTGATGGATAACCTGAACCAGATTTTTGTACTGGCAAAAGCATTGAATTATACGATTGAGGACCAAACCGGAAAGATAGGTGTGCTGCCTCTTTAA
- the leuD gene encoding 3-isopropylmalate dehydratase small subunit: MQKLVTIQSRAIPLPAENIDTDQIIPARFLKSIDRKGFGNNLFRDWRFNVHTGEPNQEFVLNDSGFSGEILVAGNNFGCGSSREHAAWALTDYGFKVIVSSYFADIFKGNALNNGLLPVKVSEDFLKVILDGITQDPELEIKVDVEQQSITFNDRTEHFELDSYKKICLLNGYDDIDFLISRKQAIQEFELKTQKVYER; this comes from the coding sequence ATGCAGAAATTAGTTACCATACAATCAAGGGCTATTCCTTTGCCCGCAGAAAATATTGATACGGACCAGATTATCCCGGCCCGGTTTTTAAAGAGTATAGACAGAAAGGGTTTCGGAAACAATCTCTTCCGGGACTGGAGATTTAACGTCCATACAGGAGAACCAAATCAGGAATTCGTATTGAATGATTCCGGGTTTAGCGGTGAAATCCTGGTGGCCGGAAATAATTTCGGTTGTGGGAGCAGCCGTGAGCATGCGGCATGGGCACTGACCGATTATGGCTTTAAAGTTATTGTATCCAGTTATTTCGCGGATATCTTCAAGGGAAATGCCCTGAATAACGGTTTGCTGCCCGTAAAAGTTTCCGAGGATTTCCTGAAGGTTATCCTGGATGGGATCACACAGGATCCTGAACTTGAAATCAAAGTTGACGTGGAACAGCAGTCCATAACATTCAATGACAGGACAGAGCACTTTGAACTGGATTCCTACAAAAAAATATGTCTGTTAAATGGGTACGATGATATAGACTTCCTGATCAGCAGGAAACAAGCAATTCAGGAATTTGAACTTAAAACACAAAAAGTATATGAGCGATAA